Proteins encoded in a region of the Tripterygium wilfordii isolate XIE 37 chromosome 21, ASM1340144v1, whole genome shotgun sequence genome:
- the LOC119988962 gene encoding TPR repeat-containing thioredoxin TTL1-like, translating into MSHSGKPISDLRLDTLSDQLRDSLSCFEEANKPDFRELDLGSPVSPLRTRGLSTTTTATSSSSSSSGSVSGRNGHDMVPRRSDNNNSSELSASSESSPTTASRNPKPGHSRSDSSSSTATATTHPLIYSGQSSMNSPAANVLPTGNICPSGRILKTGMNPIRSSKSDVLGSGGGNYGHGSIMRGTSTSKAYGSAETVNAGTARAGSGGDAMRRVMYSADPEEVKRAGNEMYKKGHLIEALGLYDRAIALAPGNAAYRSNRAAALIGLGRVAEAVRECEEAIRLDPNYWRAHQRLGSLLIRLGHVDNARRRLCFAGQQPDLAEMQKLQAMEKHLIKCTDARKFGDWKTVLREGDAAITAGADICHQLFMCRAEALLKLHQLEDAESSLLNIPKMELYINSCSQTRFFGMLSEAYPYFVRAQIEMALGRFDNAVAAVEKAGHVDPRNIEVAMLLNNVRLVARYRARGNDLFKSDRFTEACSAYGEGIRLDPSNSVLYCNRAACSFKLGLWEQSIEDCNQALCIQPNYKKALLRRAASNSKLERWADAVRDYEALRRELPDDNGIAESLFHAQVALKKSRGEDVYNMKFGGEVEEVAVIEQFRAAISIPGVCVVHFKAASNLHCKQISPFVDTLCGRYPSITFLKVDIEESPAIANAENVRIVPTFKIYKNGSRVKEIVCPSREVLEYSVRHYSL; encoded by the exons ATGTCGCATTCCGGGAAACCCATTTCGGATTTGAGGTTGGATACACTGTCCGATCAGCTTCGGGACTCATTGAGTTGTTTCGAGGAGGCTAACAAGCCCGATTTCCGCGAGCTCGATCTGGGTTCCCCTGTATCGCCTCTTCGTACGCGTGGACTTTCTACCACTACCACCGCCACTAGCAGTAGCTCCAGTTCGTCCGGATCCGTATCCGGGAGAAATGGGCATGATATGGTTCCGAGAAGATCCGACAATAATAACTCCTCTGAGCTCTCTGCGTCAAGCGAGTCCAGTCCTACCACCGCATCCCGGAATCCCAAACCGGGTCACTCCAGATCCGACTCTAGCTCTAGTACAGCAACTGCCACAACCCACCCTTTGATTTATTCGGGTCAAAGCTCTATGAACTCACCGGCAGCTAATGTTCTACCAACCGGCAATATCTGCCCTTCTGGGAGGATCCTGAAAACGGGTATGAATCCCATTCGGAGCTCCAAAAGTGATGTATTAGGGTCTGGGGGCGGTAACTATGGCCATGGCAGCATAATGCGAGGCACAAGTACAAGCAAAGCATATGGTAGCGCAGAGACAGTGAATGCTGGCACTGCGAGGGCAGGAAGTGGTGGGGATGCCATGAGGAGAGTAATGTACAGTGCTGATCCGGAGGAAGTGAAGAGAGCAGGGAATGAGATGTACAAAAAGGGGCATTTAATCGAGGCACTTGGACTGTACGATAGAGCAATTGCATTGGCACCGGGAAATGCTGCCTACCGGAGCAATCGGGCTGCAGCTCTCATAGGACTGGGGCGGGTGGCTGAAGCTGTGAGGGAGTGTGAGGAGGCAATTAGGTTGGATCCCAATTACTGGAGGGCTCATCAGAGGTTGGGCTCATTGCTTATCAG GTTAGGACATGTTGATAATGCCAGGAGGCGCCTTTGTTTCGCCGGTCAGCAGCCTGACCTTGCTGAGATGCAAaagttgcaagccatggagaagcACCTAATCAAATGTACTGATGCCCGGAAGTTTGGTGATTGGAAAACTGTATTAAGGGAAGGTGATGCTGCCATTACTGCAGGAGCTGATATTTGTCATCAG CTATTTATGTGTAGAGCTGAAGCACTCCTGAAGCTCCATCAACTTGAAGATGCTGAATCAAGCCTGTTAAATATTCCAAAAATGGAACTCTATATCAACTCCTGCTCACAGACTCGCTTTTTTGGGATGCTTTCTGAAGCTTACCCTTACTTTGTGAGAGCCCAGATTGAGATGGCATTGGGCAG GTTTGATAATGCAGTTGCGGCTGTTGAGAAAGCTGGGCACGTTGATCCAAGAAATATTGAAGTAGCAATGCTTCTTAACAACGTCAGGCTGGTGGCTAGATATCGTGCACGTGGTAATGATCTCTTTAAGTCGGATAGGTTCACTGAAGCCTGCTCAGCATATGGTGAAGGTATCAGGCTTGATCCTTCAAACTCTGTTCTCTATTGCAATAGAGCTGCTTGTTCATTTAAACTTGGTCTTTGGGAGCAATCAATTGAGGACTGCAACCAAGCTTTATGTATCCAACCTAATTATAAGAAAGCTCTTCTTCGAAGAGCTGCCTCAAACAGCAAG CTAGAGAGGTGGGCTGATGCTGTGAGAGATTATGAAGCTCTGAGGAGGGAACTTCCTGATGACAATGGAATTGCGGAGTCTCTATTTCATGCCCAAGTTGCATTGAAGAAATCTCGAGGAGAAGATGTTTATAATATGAAATTTGGTGGAGAAGTGGAAGAAGTTGCTGTTATTGAGCAGTTCAGAGCTGCAATATCCATACCAG GAGTCTGTGTTGTCCATTTTAAAGCAGCATCTAACTTGCATTGCAAGCAAATATCTCCATTTGTTGACACTTTATGTGGGCGCTATCCTTCCATAACTTTTCTCAAG GTGGATATTGAGGAGAGCCCAGCAATTGCAAATGCAGAGAACGTGAGAATTGTACCAACATTTAAGATATACAAAAATGGTAGCCGGGTGAAGGAAATTGTTTGTCCAAGTCGCGAGGTGTTGGAATACTCGGTGAGGCATTATAGCCTTTAG